Proteins co-encoded in one Candidatus Hydrogenedens sp. genomic window:
- the tmk gene encoding dTMP kinase: protein MTAHFITFEGIEGCGKTTQAKRAEEYLKSLGYPVLRTYEPGATRVGEYIRRILLEKNNNPIPLHPITELLLFSADRTQHLREVILPALEQGITVLCDRYIDSTTAYQGGGRGINLELIYQIHKIATLGIYPTRTYLFDLPVEIGLQRISKRGNTLDRLETENIEFHQRIRDCFLRIAHENPQRFMIIDANQSEEAIALIIQNDLRELCQK from the coding sequence ATGACGGCACATTTTATTACATTTGAAGGTATTGAAGGTTGTGGTAAGACGACGCAAGCAAAGAGAGCAGAAGAATATCTAAAATCGTTGGGATATCCTGTTTTAAGAACTTATGAACCGGGAGCAACACGAGTCGGCGAGTATATTCGGCGTATTCTCCTCGAAAAGAATAATAATCCTATTCCTCTACATCCTATTACAGAACTGTTATTATTTTCTGCAGATAGAACCCAACATCTGCGTGAAGTTATTCTCCCCGCTTTAGAACAGGGAATTACCGTATTATGTGATAGATATATTGATTCCACGACGGCTTATCAAGGTGGAGGACGGGGAATTAATTTGGAACTTATATATCAAATACACAAAATCGCTACATTAGGAATTTATCCGACGAGAACTTATTTGTTTGATTTACCCGTGGAGATAGGACTGCAACGAATAAGTAAACGCGGAAACACCTTAGACCGTTTGGAAACAGAAAATATAGAATTTCACCAAAGAATACGCGATTGTTTCCTTCGGATTGCACACGAAAATCCTCAACGGTTTATGATAATTGATGCTAATCAATCTGAAGAGGCAATTGCTTTAATCATACAAAATGATTTAAGGGAACTATGTCAGAAATAG